The Bacillota bacterium genome includes a region encoding these proteins:
- a CDS encoding AAA family ATPase — protein sequence MVEVRRSDITLLDVIASQEIKTSIIEVINECKNKDILNNYGLESLNKILLSGPPGVGKTWTAMAIAGELEMDLVFVRWDSLISSYLGSTGSNIRKVFETVSAKPAVLLLDEFDAAGKDRGGDGQEVGEMSRVVINILQNIDMFSPESFFVAATNHGHLLDTAIPRRFVVVNMELPGEDERRRLIEYYSRGLPVSIDLDEWLKETGGLSGAEIRTRIHQEAKRVILKKNSDFMSVATL from the coding sequence ATGGTTGAAGTACGCCGGTCCGATATTACCTTATTAGATGTGATAGCCTCTCAGGAAATCAAGACATCTATTATCGAAGTAATCAATGAGTGTAAAAACAAGGATATTCTCAATAATTATGGTCTTGAGTCCTTAAATAAGATATTGCTAAGTGGACCGCCTGGTGTTGGTAAGACATGGACAGCCATGGCCATAGCCGGAGAATTAGAAATGGATTTAGTTTTTGTGAGGTGGGACAGCCTAATAAGCTCTTACCTTGGGAGTACCGGTAGCAATATACGTAAGGTTTTTGAGACGGTAAGTGCAAAGCCGGCAGTTCTTTTGCTGGACGAATTTGACGCAGCGGGAAAAGACAGAGGCGGTGATGGGCAAGAAGTGGGCGAGATGTCCCGGGTAGTCATTAACATCCTTCAAAACATTGACATGTTCTCGCCGGAATCTTTTTTTGTGGCGGCCACAAACCATGGTCACCTTCTTGATACGGCTATTCCCAGGAGATTTGTGGTTGTAAACATGGAGCTTCCAGGAGAAGATGAACGCCGGAGATTAATTGAGTATTATTCAAGGGGGTTGCCTGTTTCAATTGATCTGGATGAGTGGCTCAAGGAGACTGGCGGGTTAAGTGGGGCTGAAATAAGAACAAGAATCCATCAGGAAGCCAAACGGGTGATTCTTAAGAAAAATAGTGATTTTATGTCGGTGGCTACATTATGA